Proteins encoded within one genomic window of Mycolicibacterium monacense:
- a CDS encoding SDR family oxidoreductase gives MTQGSGFTGKRCLLTGAASGIGRATALRLARDGAELFLTDRDVDGLETTVADARALGGKVAMYRAFDISDHDAVVQFAADIHRAHPAMDVVMNIAGISAWGTVDRLTHQHWKSMVDVNLMGPIHVIEAFVPPMIAARRGGHLVNVSSAAGVVALPWHAAYSASKYGLRGLSEVLRFDLARHRIGVSVVVPGAVKTSLVHTVQIAGVDREDPNVQKWTDRFAGHAVPPEKVAERILTGVRRNRYLVYTSPDIRALYLFKRTMWWPYSVAMRQVNVLFSRALRPARR, from the coding sequence ATGACGCAGGGCAGCGGATTCACCGGTAAGCGTTGTCTTCTCACCGGCGCGGCCAGCGGTATCGGGCGTGCGACGGCGCTGCGACTGGCTCGCGACGGCGCCGAACTGTTCCTCACCGACCGCGACGTCGACGGGCTCGAGACGACCGTGGCCGACGCTCGTGCGCTCGGCGGCAAGGTCGCCATGTACCGGGCGTTCGACATCTCCGACCACGACGCCGTCGTGCAGTTCGCCGCCGACATCCACCGCGCCCACCCCGCAATGGACGTGGTGATGAACATCGCCGGCATCTCCGCGTGGGGCACCGTCGACCGGCTCACCCACCAGCACTGGAAGTCGATGGTCGACGTGAACCTGATGGGGCCGATCCACGTCATCGAGGCCTTCGTACCGCCGATGATCGCGGCGCGCCGGGGCGGCCACCTGGTCAACGTGTCCTCGGCGGCCGGGGTGGTCGCACTGCCCTGGCATGCCGCCTACAGCGCGAGCAAGTACGGTCTGCGCGGGCTGTCCGAGGTGCTGCGCTTCGACCTGGCGCGCCACCGTATCGGGGTGTCGGTGGTGGTGCCCGGAGCGGTGAAAACCTCTCTGGTGCATACGGTTCAGATCGCCGGGGTCGACCGCGAGGACCCGAACGTGCAGAAGTGGACCGACCGGTTCGCCGGCCACGCCGTACCCCCGGAGAAAGTCGCCGAACGCATCCTGACCGGGGTCCGCCGCAACCGATACCTGGTCTACACCTCACCGGACATCAGGGCGCTGTACCTGTTCAAGCGCACCATGTGGTGGCCCTACAGCGTGGCGATGCGCCAGGTCAACGTGTTGTTCTCCCGCGCCCTGCGACCCGCCCGCCGGTAG
- a CDS encoding TetR/AcrR family transcriptional regulator: MTAESATPEIRRSRGDRQRDAIVAAVRELLQEQPFADLSVSTISERAGVARSGFYFYFDSKYAVLAVIVADAMAELDKLTHDFAPRDAEESPATFARRMVGYAAAVFASNNPIMRATTLARNTDAQIREIMNDFEDTVIDKIVGLVRQDDGARPISDDLPALVRTLTATTALTLSHDSGFVGRGADPARAVEVVERLWLYALWGGSDLRHT; encoded by the coding sequence ATGACCGCCGAATCCGCCACGCCTGAGATCCGTCGCAGCCGCGGCGACCGGCAACGCGACGCGATCGTCGCCGCGGTTCGTGAGCTGCTCCAGGAGCAACCGTTCGCCGACCTGTCCGTCAGCACCATCAGCGAGCGGGCCGGTGTGGCGCGGTCGGGGTTCTATTTCTATTTCGACTCCAAGTACGCCGTGCTCGCGGTGATCGTCGCCGATGCGATGGCCGAACTCGACAAGCTCACCCACGACTTCGCACCGCGCGACGCCGAAGAATCACCCGCCACCTTCGCGCGGCGGATGGTCGGCTACGCCGCGGCGGTGTTCGCCAGCAACAACCCGATCATGCGGGCCACCACGCTGGCGCGGAACACCGATGCGCAGATCCGCGAGATCATGAACGACTTCGAGGACACCGTGATCGACAAGATCGTCGGGCTGGTGCGCCAGGACGACGGCGCCCGACCGATCTCCGACGACCTGCCCGCGTTGGTCAGGACGTTGACCGCCACGACGGCGCTGACGCTCTCGCACGACAGCGGTTTCGTCGGCCGCGGCGCCGACCCGGCGCGGGCGGTCGAGGTGGTCGAGCGCCTGTGGCTGTACGCGCTGTGGGGTGGCTCGGACCTGCGCCACACCTGA
- a CDS encoding cytochrome P450, with protein MATISTPEYLLDQAKRRFTPTLNTIPGMGIVEKRLRDKLQNQEWKQFVLAEPPAGSGLKPVMGDSGLPVLGHMIETFRGGPDYLLQVYKTYGPLHYAYSPALPAVVALGPDATQAVFSNKNKDFSQRGWHPVIGPFFNRGLMMLDFDEHMYHRRIMQEAFTRTRLAGYVEHIDRVASQVIANDWVENDARFLFYPAVKELTLDIASVVFMGHEPGTDKELVTKVNDAFTMTTRAGGAIIRTGLPPFKWWRGLQARKVLDNYFEQRVKEKRGSEGTDMLTVLCHTADEDGNTFSDQDIVNHMIFLMMAAHDTSTSTLTTMAYHLSRNPEWQERCREESERLGDGPLDIEALEKLETLDLVINESLRLVTPLPFNVRQTVRDTELLGHYIPANTDVVLWPSVNHHLPELWTDPEKFDPARFTEPRNEHKQHRYAFAPFGGGAHKCIGMVFGQLEIKTVMHRLLRRYRLEPPRPGYVSKLDYAGMPVPMDGMPIVLRPLR; from the coding sequence ATGGCGACCATCAGCACCCCGGAGTATCTGCTCGACCAGGCCAAGCGACGGTTCACCCCGACGCTGAACACCATCCCCGGGATGGGCATCGTCGAGAAGCGCCTGCGCGACAAGCTGCAGAACCAGGAGTGGAAGCAGTTCGTGCTGGCCGAACCGCCCGCCGGCAGCGGGCTCAAGCCGGTGATGGGTGATTCCGGGCTCCCGGTGCTGGGCCACATGATCGAGACCTTCCGCGGGGGTCCGGACTACCTGCTGCAGGTGTACAAGACCTACGGCCCGCTGCACTACGCCTACTCCCCCGCGCTGCCAGCGGTGGTGGCGCTCGGACCCGACGCCACCCAGGCCGTCTTCTCCAACAAGAACAAGGACTTCTCGCAGCGGGGCTGGCACCCGGTCATCGGTCCGTTCTTCAACCGCGGCCTGATGATGCTCGACTTCGACGAGCACATGTACCACCGCCGCATCATGCAGGAGGCGTTCACCCGCACCCGCCTGGCCGGCTACGTCGAGCACATCGACCGAGTCGCCTCGCAGGTCATCGCGAACGACTGGGTCGAGAACGATGCGCGGTTCCTGTTCTACCCGGCCGTCAAGGAACTCACCCTCGACATCGCCTCGGTGGTGTTCATGGGCCACGAGCCGGGCACCGACAAGGAGCTCGTCACCAAGGTCAACGACGCGTTCACGATGACGACCCGCGCCGGCGGCGCGATCATCCGCACCGGCCTGCCGCCGTTCAAGTGGTGGCGCGGCCTGCAGGCCCGCAAGGTCCTCGACAACTACTTCGAGCAGCGGGTCAAGGAGAAGCGGGGCTCCGAGGGAACCGACATGCTGACGGTGCTGTGCCACACCGCGGACGAGGACGGCAACACGTTCTCCGATCAGGACATCGTCAACCACATGATCTTCCTGATGATGGCGGCCCACGACACCTCGACGTCGACGCTGACGACGATGGCCTATCACCTCTCACGCAACCCCGAGTGGCAGGAGCGCTGCCGCGAGGAGTCCGAACGCCTGGGCGACGGTCCGCTCGACATCGAGGCGCTCGAGAAGCTGGAGACCCTCGACCTGGTGATCAACGAATCGCTCCGCCTGGTGACGCCGCTGCCGTTCAACGTGCGTCAGACGGTCCGCGACACCGAACTGCTGGGTCACTACATCCCGGCGAACACGGACGTGGTGCTCTGGCCGTCGGTGAACCATCACCTGCCGGAACTGTGGACAGATCCCGAGAAGTTCGACCCGGCCCGCTTCACCGAACCGCGTAACGAACACAAACAGCACCGGTACGCGTTCGCGCCGTTCGGCGGCGGCGCCCACAAGTGCATCGGCATGGTGTTCGGTCAGTTGGAGATCAAAACCGTGATGCATCGGCTGCTGCGCCGCTACCGGTTGGAACCGCCGCGTCCCGGCTACGTCTCGAAACTGGACTACGCGGGCATGCCGGTGCCGATGGACGGTATGCCGATCGTGTTGCGCCCGCTGCGCTGA
- a CDS encoding 2-isopropylmalate synthase: MSTTSIIESPSPALTPTASETAPYAWITRLPRGLRKEADDMTWDQFLDEYAPTTGPLRLGQWMCTDTERPAGRLGPQARNYQATLAFGDRISTATAAASGPVAALTAMLHDQGIAVETVAFHQIPAGSHTATFIRGSDGTHTEWAMGWSQDATQSALRAVVACANRLLAA; this comes from the coding sequence ATGAGCACCACGTCGATTATCGAATCGCCATCACCCGCCCTGACGCCCACCGCCAGCGAGACCGCGCCGTATGCCTGGATCACGCGGCTGCCCCGCGGTCTGCGTAAGGAGGCCGACGACATGACCTGGGACCAGTTCCTCGACGAATACGCACCCACGACGGGCCCGCTGCGGCTCGGCCAGTGGATGTGCACCGACACCGAACGGCCGGCCGGCCGGCTGGGCCCGCAGGCCCGCAACTACCAGGCGACCCTGGCGTTCGGCGACCGGATCAGCACCGCGACGGCGGCCGCATCCGGCCCGGTCGCGGCGCTGACCGCGATGCTGCACGACCAGGGCATCGCCGTCGAGACGGTCGCCTTCCACCAGATTCCCGCCGGCTCGCACACCGCGACGTTCATCCGCGGCTCCGACGGCACGCATACCGAGTGGGCGATGGGCTGGTCGCAGGACGCCACCCAGTCCGCCCTGCGGGCCGTCGTCGCCTGCGCCAACCGGCTGCTCGCCGCCTGA
- a CDS encoding sulfite exporter TauE/SafE family protein encodes MGWPEFGLLLAAGVLGGLTGSIAGLASVATYPALLLAGLPPVAANVTNTVSLVFNGIGSVLGSQPELRGQGGWLRRIVPAAALGGVAGAALLLSTPAEGFEKVVPILLGGSAVLILLPRRSAPAHPGHRPHAGLWASAAILAICIYGGYFGAAAGVLLLALLLTTGTDTLAHANAGKNVVLGVANATAALVFAVFAPVHWVAVIPLGAGCLMGSRLGPVVVRRAPAGPMRIVIGLAGVGLAVKLGVDAYR; translated from the coding sequence ATGGGTTGGCCCGAGTTCGGTCTGTTGCTGGCCGCAGGCGTCCTGGGCGGCCTCACCGGCAGCATCGCGGGGTTGGCGTCGGTGGCCACCTACCCCGCACTGTTGCTCGCCGGTCTGCCGCCGGTGGCGGCCAACGTCACGAACACGGTGTCGCTGGTGTTCAACGGCATCGGATCGGTGCTGGGTTCGCAGCCCGAACTGCGGGGTCAGGGCGGGTGGCTGCGGCGCATCGTGCCGGCCGCCGCGCTCGGCGGGGTGGCGGGTGCGGCGCTGCTGCTGTCGACACCGGCCGAAGGGTTCGAGAAGGTCGTCCCGATCCTGCTGGGCGGGTCCGCGGTGCTGATCCTGCTGCCCCGCCGGTCGGCTCCGGCGCACCCGGGGCATCGTCCGCACGCCGGCCTGTGGGCATCGGCTGCGATCTTGGCCATCTGCATCTATGGCGGTTACTTCGGCGCGGCGGCCGGAGTGCTGCTGCTGGCGCTGCTGCTGACCACGGGGACCGACACCCTCGCACACGCGAACGCGGGCAAGAACGTCGTCCTCGGGGTCGCCAACGCGACCGCGGCCCTGGTCTTCGCGGTGTTCGCGCCGGTGCACTGGGTGGCGGTGATCCCCCTGGGCGCGGGCTGCCTGATGGGGTCCAGGCTGGGCCCGGTGGTGGTGCGCCGGGCGCCGGCCGGCCCGATGCGCATTGTCATCGGCCTCGCGGGCGTCGGCCTGGCGGTCAAACTCGGTGTCGACGCCTACCGCTGA
- a CDS encoding phosphotransferase family protein, with protein sequence MPDAAQQLPTLTDADVTALTQWARREGLGTTVTDVTPLAGGSQNVVVRLHLDGRPMVLRRPPVHPRPTSDKTMQREIAVLRTLAGNPVPHPGFIAGCEDLDVLGVVFYLMEEVDGFNPGNEVAEAYRRDPDMRHRVGLSYAASLAQLGNVPWEGSELAAIKRPGSFLARQVPQFLRLLESYRHEHYSPDSLPAVRDLAEWLEANRPADGEPGIMHGDAHLNNVLLRRETPELAAFIDWEMCTVGDPLLDLGWMLICWPHDPNPIDAGSELAALGGLASRRDLLDAYVSAGGRRTDALPWYLAMACFKLAVVIEGTWSRYLAGRATREAGERLHTSATNLIDLGMRVAKGDDPFM encoded by the coding sequence ATGCCCGACGCCGCGCAGCAACTACCCACCCTGACCGACGCCGATGTGACCGCCCTGACGCAGTGGGCCCGCCGGGAAGGCCTCGGCACGACGGTCACCGACGTGACCCCGCTGGCCGGCGGCAGCCAGAACGTCGTGGTGCGGTTGCACCTCGACGGGCGGCCGATGGTGCTTCGCCGTCCGCCGGTCCATCCGCGGCCGACCAGTGACAAGACGATGCAGCGCGAGATCGCCGTGCTGCGGACGTTGGCCGGAAACCCCGTGCCGCACCCGGGTTTCATCGCGGGTTGCGAGGACCTCGACGTGCTCGGCGTGGTGTTCTACCTCATGGAGGAGGTCGACGGATTCAATCCCGGTAACGAGGTGGCCGAGGCCTATCGGCGCGATCCGGACATGCGCCACCGGGTGGGGTTGTCCTACGCCGCCAGCCTGGCCCAGCTCGGCAACGTGCCGTGGGAAGGCAGTGAACTCGCCGCGATCAAACGGCCGGGTTCTTTTCTGGCCCGTCAGGTCCCGCAGTTCCTGCGGCTGCTCGAGAGCTACCGCCATGAGCACTACTCGCCGGATTCGTTGCCCGCCGTCAGAGATCTGGCCGAGTGGCTGGAGGCGAATCGGCCCGCCGACGGCGAACCGGGCATCATGCACGGCGACGCCCACCTGAACAACGTGCTGCTGCGCCGGGAGACGCCCGAACTCGCGGCGTTCATCGACTGGGAGATGTGCACCGTCGGCGACCCGCTGCTGGACCTCGGGTGGATGCTGATCTGCTGGCCGCACGATCCGAACCCGATCGACGCCGGGTCGGAACTCGCCGCCCTCGGCGGGCTGGCGAGCCGCCGTGACCTGCTCGACGCCTACGTCTCCGCGGGCGGACGGCGCACCGACGCGCTGCCCTGGTATCTGGCGATGGCGTGCTTCAAACTCGCCGTGGTGATCGAGGGAACGTGGTCGCGGTATCTGGCCGGCCGCGCGACCAGGGAGGCCGGCGAACGACTGCACACCTCCGCGACCAACTTGATCGACCTGGGGATGCGCGTCGCCAAGGGCGACGATCCCTTCATGTGA
- a CDS encoding class I SAM-dependent methyltransferase yields MSSDTATVDDRQLAARHRSIWASGDYPRLAAELVAPLGPVLVEAAGIGAGDRVLDVASGTGNAAIPAAQKGAAVTASDLTPELLEAGRALAAQTGVQLDWREADAHALPFADNDFDVVMSCIGVMFAPYHQRAADELLRVCRPGGTIGLLNWTPEGHIGRLFATMKPYMPPPPPGASPPPLWGREEHVRELFGDRVTDVVAERRTLPVTHFADGAQFRDYFKAVYGPTIAAYRNLGDDADRAAQLDNDIAQLGDELMDGSSHMEWEYLLLTARKA; encoded by the coding sequence ATGAGCAGTGACACCGCCACGGTCGACGACCGGCAACTGGCCGCCAGACACCGTTCCATCTGGGCCTCCGGCGACTACCCCAGACTGGCGGCCGAACTGGTCGCGCCGCTGGGGCCGGTGCTGGTCGAGGCTGCAGGCATCGGCGCCGGGGACCGGGTGCTCGACGTCGCGTCGGGCACCGGCAACGCCGCCATCCCGGCCGCCCAGAAGGGCGCCGCGGTGACGGCCAGCGACCTGACCCCCGAACTACTGGAGGCCGGTCGCGCGCTCGCCGCGCAGACCGGGGTGCAACTCGATTGGCGGGAAGCCGACGCACACGCTCTCCCGTTCGCCGACAACGACTTCGACGTGGTCATGTCCTGCATCGGGGTGATGTTCGCGCCCTACCATCAACGCGCCGCCGACGAGCTGCTGCGGGTGTGCCGGCCGGGTGGGACGATCGGGTTGCTCAACTGGACCCCCGAGGGGCACATCGGCCGGTTGTTCGCCACCATGAAGCCCTACATGCCGCCCCCGCCGCCGGGTGCCTCGCCGCCGCCGCTGTGGGGGCGCGAAGAGCACGTGCGGGAGCTCTTCGGCGACCGGGTCACCGACGTCGTCGCCGAGCGCCGCACCCTGCCGGTGACGCACTTCGCCGACGGCGCCCAGTTCCGCGACTACTTCAAGGCCGTCTACGGCCCGACCATCGCGGCGTACCGCAACCTCGGCGACGACGCGGACCGGGCCGCCCAGCTGGACAACGACATCGCGCAGCTGGGCGACGAGCTGATGGACGGCTCGTCGCACATGGAGTGGGAGTATCTGCTGCTGACCGCGCGCAAGGCCTGA
- a CDS encoding winged helix-turn-helix transcriptional regulator has product MSGYGQFCPVAKAMEVLDERWTLLVVRELLLGSTHFNELRRGVPKMSPALLSKRLKSLIRAGVVERSEIDGRTTYSLTPCGKELTAVVDALGAWGVRWIGELGESDLDPHLLMWDMRRSIPLAEWPDVRTTLAFRLDGVEARASRWWLVVADGRADVCDFDPGYEVTATVSAGLRTLTAIWRGDISWQRALLDGGVSVSGPAEVRRAVPGWIGQGSLAAVPRVRDFGVVGRA; this is encoded by the coding sequence ATGTCGGGTTACGGCCAGTTCTGCCCCGTGGCCAAGGCCATGGAAGTGCTCGACGAACGCTGGACGCTGCTGGTGGTCCGCGAATTGTTGCTCGGTAGTACACATTTCAACGAACTGCGCCGCGGTGTGCCGAAGATGTCACCGGCGCTGCTGTCGAAGCGGCTCAAGTCGCTGATCCGGGCCGGTGTCGTCGAGCGCAGCGAAATCGACGGTCGCACAACATATTCTCTCACTCCCTGCGGCAAGGAACTGACCGCGGTGGTGGACGCGCTGGGCGCCTGGGGGGTGCGCTGGATCGGCGAACTGGGCGAATCTGACCTCGACCCGCACCTGCTGATGTGGGACATGCGCAGGTCGATCCCGTTGGCCGAATGGCCGGACGTCCGCACCACGCTGGCATTCCGCCTCGACGGGGTGGAGGCGCGCGCGTCGCGCTGGTGGCTGGTGGTCGCCGACGGGCGGGCGGACGTCTGCGATTTCGACCCCGGCTACGAGGTGACGGCGACGGTGTCGGCAGGCCTGCGGACGCTGACCGCGATCTGGCGCGGCGACATCAGTTGGCAGCGTGCTCTGCTCGACGGTGGCGTGTCGGTGTCGGGCCCGGCAGAGGTCCGCCGCGCGGTGCCGGGCTGGATCGGTCAGGGTTCGCTGGCGGCGGTACCCCGCGTTCGCGATTTCGGCGTGGTCGGTCGCGCCTGA
- a CDS encoding SDR family NAD(P)-dependent oxidoreductase, producing MEIEGKKAVVVGGASGFGRATAEALTKRGASVAVLDRPQSKGQEVADELGATFYPVDVMDFAGTEQVLAQAVEALGGLHIAVTTAGGGSAMRTLSKNGPHDLDVFRQVQDLNTVGTFNISRLAAEHMSKNEPEDDERGVIINTSSIAAFEGQIGQVAYTASKAAIAGMCLTMARDLGSLGIRVLAIAPSLFATGLTEGIPDEFAAQLTKDAAFPKRLGRPEEYAKLAVAIVENAMLNGQCIRLDAGQRFAPK from the coding sequence ATGGAGATCGAGGGCAAGAAGGCCGTCGTCGTCGGAGGTGCATCCGGCTTCGGCCGTGCCACCGCCGAGGCGCTGACCAAACGCGGCGCGAGTGTCGCGGTGCTCGACCGGCCGCAGTCCAAGGGCCAGGAGGTGGCCGACGAGCTCGGCGCGACGTTCTACCCGGTCGACGTCATGGACTTCGCCGGCACCGAGCAGGTGCTGGCCCAGGCGGTCGAGGCGCTCGGCGGCCTGCACATCGCCGTGACCACCGCCGGCGGTGGTTCGGCCATGCGGACGCTGTCCAAGAACGGGCCGCACGACCTGGACGTCTTCCGTCAGGTGCAGGACCTCAACACCGTCGGCACCTTCAACATCAGCAGGCTCGCCGCCGAGCACATGAGCAAGAACGAGCCCGAGGACGACGAGCGCGGGGTCATCATCAACACTTCGTCGATCGCCGCGTTCGAGGGCCAGATCGGGCAGGTCGCCTACACCGCCTCCAAGGCCGCCATCGCCGGCATGTGCCTGACGATGGCGCGGGATCTGGGCAGCCTGGGGATCCGGGTGCTCGCCATCGCCCCCAGCCTCTTCGCCACCGGTCTGACCGAGGGCATCCCCGACGAGTTCGCCGCCCAGCTGACCAAGGACGCCGCCTTCCCCAAGCGGCTCGGCCGCCCAGAGGAGTACGCCAAGCTGGCCGTCGCGATCGTCGAGAACGCGATGCTCAACGGGCAGTGCATCCGGCTCGACGCCGGGCAGCGGTTCGCCCCCAAGTAG
- a CDS encoding molybdopterin-dependent oxidoreductase, whose product MVGIPRTTRAWCGIAAAAVALGVTELTAALFGPEADARTAVGSAVIDATPGPVKEWAITVFGMADKLVLSVLVLAVIAILAAAGASLQTRRVPVGSAVIVAGGVLGCAAVLSRPGAGAADLIPTVAGTACGVAVLHVLLSGRVTDGGETATVDRGRRLSLVTLGLFAAGGLAGAAGAVLSRRAASVSGDRAAFALPRIDVPAPPIPAAVAPGGVTLPSFVTSNADFYRIDTALSVPQVGREQWRLRVHGMVDREITYRFADLERFEVVEKVVTLTCVSNPVGGELVSNATWTGYRVRDILAEAGIHADADMVLSTSHDGFTAGTPVEALTDSRDALLAIGMNGEPLPTEHGYPARLVVPGLYGYVSATKWVVDLELTRFDRAQAYWTKLGWSERGPIKTQSRIDVPRSGTDVASGPVSFGGVAWAQDRGVRAVEVRIDPPGGRGEWRQATLGDSYSDDTWRLWSYSWEAKEPGRYTMVVRATDNTGAVQTEDRADPVPDGATGWHTVVFHVT is encoded by the coding sequence ATGGTCGGCATTCCACGCACCACGCGCGCATGGTGTGGAATCGCCGCGGCGGCCGTCGCCCTCGGTGTCACCGAGTTGACGGCGGCGCTGTTCGGTCCGGAAGCCGACGCCCGCACCGCGGTCGGTTCGGCGGTCATCGACGCGACGCCCGGCCCGGTCAAGGAGTGGGCGATCACCGTCTTCGGCATGGCCGACAAGCTGGTGCTGTCCGTTCTCGTGCTGGCGGTGATCGCGATACTCGCCGCTGCCGGCGCGAGCCTGCAGACGCGTCGGGTCCCGGTGGGCAGCGCGGTCATCGTGGCCGGCGGCGTCCTCGGGTGCGCGGCGGTGCTGTCCCGGCCGGGCGCGGGTGCCGCCGACCTCATCCCGACGGTCGCGGGTACCGCGTGTGGGGTGGCGGTCCTGCACGTGCTGCTGTCCGGTCGGGTCACCGACGGGGGTGAGACCGCCACCGTCGACCGCGGCCGCCGCCTCTCGCTGGTGACCCTGGGTCTTTTCGCCGCCGGCGGTCTCGCGGGCGCGGCCGGGGCCGTCCTCTCCCGGCGCGCCGCCTCGGTGAGCGGTGACCGCGCCGCGTTCGCGCTGCCGCGCATCGACGTACCGGCGCCGCCGATACCGGCGGCCGTAGCGCCCGGCGGTGTGACGCTGCCGTCGTTCGTCACGTCCAACGCCGACTTCTACCGCATCGACACCGCGCTCAGCGTGCCGCAGGTGGGCCGCGAGCAGTGGCGGCTGCGCGTGCACGGGATGGTCGACCGCGAGATCACCTACCGCTTCGCCGACCTCGAGCGATTCGAGGTGGTGGAGAAGGTCGTGACGTTGACGTGCGTGTCCAATCCGGTGGGCGGTGAGCTGGTGTCCAATGCCACCTGGACCGGGTACCGCGTGCGAGACATTCTGGCGGAAGCCGGAATTCACGCGGACGCCGACATGGTGCTGTCCACCTCGCACGACGGTTTCACCGCGGGCACGCCGGTCGAGGCGCTCACCGATTCGCGTGACGCCCTGCTCGCGATCGGCATGAACGGCGAACCGCTGCCGACCGAACACGGTTACCCGGCCCGCCTCGTGGTCCCCGGCCTCTACGGATACGTGTCGGCGACGAAATGGGTCGTCGATCTGGAGCTCACCCGCTTCGACCGGGCGCAGGCGTACTGGACGAAACTGGGGTGGTCGGAGCGCGGGCCGATCAAGACGCAGTCGCGAATCGACGTGCCGCGCAGCGGTACCGACGTCGCATCGGGGCCGGTGAGCTTCGGCGGTGTGGCGTGGGCGCAGGACCGTGGCGTGCGCGCGGTCGAGGTGCGCATCGACCCGCCCGGCGGTCGGGGCGAATGGCGGCAGGCCACCTTGGGCGATAGCTACTCCGACGACACCTGGCGGCTGTGGAGCTATTCCTGGGAGGCGAAGGAGCCGGGCCGGTACACCATGGTCGTCCGCGCCACGGACAACACCGGCGCAGTGCAGACCGAGGATCGCGCCGATCCGGTACCCGACGGCGCGACGGGCTGGCACACCGTCGTCTTCCACGTCACCTGA
- a CDS encoding glutamyl-tRNA amidotransferase, translated as MTTPAEHWRHLLRGELLTARKQRDTVRVAALRSALAAVDNAETPESTVVSAQPGRPGTPAGTVAGSVQGLGAAEVARRVLSDEQIRSLLTAEVDERVGAAATADAGGFPDRAATLRGEAEVLEALLGNV; from the coding sequence ATGACCACCCCGGCCGAACACTGGCGGCATCTGCTCCGCGGCGAACTGCTCACCGCGCGCAAGCAGCGCGACACCGTGCGCGTCGCTGCGCTGCGCTCGGCGCTGGCCGCCGTGGACAACGCCGAAACACCCGAATCGACGGTGGTTTCGGCGCAGCCCGGCCGGCCGGGCACACCCGCGGGAACGGTCGCGGGCAGCGTCCAGGGACTGGGTGCCGCCGAGGTGGCGCGGCGGGTGCTCTCCGACGAACAGATCCGCTCACTGCTGACCGCCGAGGTCGACGAACGGGTCGGCGCCGCCGCCACCGCCGACGCCGGCGGGTTCCCCGATCGCGCGGCGACGCTGCGCGGC